The genomic interval TTCGGTAAGTTTGCAATGACAGTGACCCTATCAAATAAGATTTTGAGAAGCTTCCCTTTTATAAAAGCTGGCGATGAGAGTTGGTTATATTTGCAAAATCCTTTGAAATTGGTTAAATTTATCTTGATCGCCTTGAAAGGGAATGTGGTCATCGTAAACTCGTCTAAAGAGATTCACGGCTGGTGGCATCCCCTCAAGCCTTATGGAAGAAGGGAATGCACCTCCGAACGCCTGCTGCTCAATCCCTATATCGGTTGCCAACACTCCTGTCCCTTCTGCTATGCCCGCACTTTCCCCGGGTACTTTGAGGAATGGAGGGAAAAGGGCAATATCTTTGTCTTTGAAAACTTCCCTCAATCCGTGGCAAGGCAACTTGATAAATTGAAAATCGCCGCCTGCGGATATCTTAGCCCCGTAACGGACCCATTCCAACCCCTTGAGCAACAATTCCATCTCTCTGAACAATTAGTGAAGGTATTCGTGGAAAGAAATCTCCCCATTGAAGTCATCACGAAGGGGAAAATCACCCAAAATGTAATGGAGCTTCTTAGGAAGCAGAAGCATTCTTTTATTCAGGTATCAATCCTCACCTGGGATGAGAATTTGCGGAAGTTGCTCGTGCCAAGAGGTGCAAGCACGGAAACCCTCTTGGATAATTTGAGGAGAGCCAAGGAGGTGGGAATTTATACAGTGGCTCGTTTAGACCCCATATTCCCTTACATAACGGACAACCCTGATGACCTGCGAAGGCTGGTGAGGACAGTAAAAGAAGCTGGGGCTAAGCACATCGTGGGGAGCGTAGTTGATATACCTGTTAAGACGAGAAGGGAGGTTTTCTCCCTCCTCGCTCGCATAGATAAAAAGCTGATCCCTGCTTACAGAGAGCTCTTTCAAGAGAAGATAGGCTATTCGCTTCACGCCAAGATTGATTATAGGAAAAAGGTTTTCTCAACTCTCAGGAAAATCTGCGATGAGGAGGGATTGACATTCGCCCTCTGTATGGAGTTTGCCCTAACAGGAAGGGAATACGAGGGAAAGCCAGTGGTTGAGGGATTGAATAAGTATTTCGCATCCTCAAGGAACTGTGAGGGGATAGATGTGCCGATTTATGTGAGGAACGGGGATAAATTTGAGCCCTTGAATTGCGATGGCGCCTGCCTTATTTGTGAGAATCCCATTTGCGGGATTGAGGAGTTAGCTGGAGGAGGCGCTTGGCGCCTCTCGGATTATATTAGATGGTCCAAGAGGCTTGTGAACATCCCTTTATGGAAAGGAGGTGAAAGAAATGTTTGGACAGGCTGATTTGGCGCATTTCTTCCGCGAGATGCAATATCAATTAAGCGCGGGCGTCGGAGTTGTTCAAGCCTTAGGCGCTATGGAAGCGCAAGCCCATCCATTTTTGCGGCCTGCAATTAGAAGGTTGAGGGAGGAGGTAAGCCAGGGGAAACCCCTCTCCACAGCGATGGCGAGATTCCCCGATGTATTTTCCCCGCTCATCATCAGCATCATTCGGGCAGGTGAAGCAAGCGGAAAGCTTTCAGATGCCTGCGGAAACATAGCTGGGATATTGGAGAGAGACTTAGAGCTGAGGCGAAAGCTATCTATGTGGACATTCTATCCGAAGCTGCTCGTTGTTGTGGCTATTTTCATCATCTTTTCTTTTCGTCCATTGATGGTAGGGATTTTATTGGGAAACAAATATGCTTTTTATGAAGGGCTGAAATACATAATAGTCGGCGCCCTTCTTTTCGCCTTTTATTTCGTCCTCGTTAAGCTGATTATTCCCCCAAGAGTTTACACTAAAGTCCTTGATGCATTGAAGTCCGCACTCCCTGGCATTACCTCATTAGCGAGGAGATATGCCCTTGCCCGTTTTCTAATCGCTCTTTCCCATCTTTACGCCGCTGGTGTATCGCCCTCCGAGGCTTTGAGGTTGGCAGGAGAGAGTTCGGGTAATCCGGAGATAAAGAGAAAAACAGAGGAGATAATGCGGAGGGTATCTGCGGGGGAGAGGTTATCCAACGTTTTGGATAGTGCAAGGATACTCTCGCCCTCAGCTGTGAATATGTTGAGAGCAGGTGAGGAGGGTGGGAGATTGCCTGAGGCTCTGGAGCAGGTGGCGCAAAGATTGGAGGAAGAAGCAGTTGTTTCAAGCCACCGTTGGGTAATTGCTTCATCAATCGGCTTTTACCTTTTCGTACTGCTTATATTTGGGTATTACATCCTTTCCTCCTACATCAGCTATTATTCCCAGCTTTTGTCAAATCCATAGCTACCAGTTAATTGCTATTTTGGCGGTTTAAGCAAATGAACAGGCTCCAGTAGAGGATAGAGGGGGTATCTTTAATTGGTTGTTTTTATCTATTTTTATGCCATAATATTTTTGTATGATGACGGAGGAAATCGTTAAATGTATGAAATGTGGTTTTTGCCGGGCTGTTTGCCCGATTTTCAGCGAGCTCAAGACGGAGCCTTATTCTCCGCGGGGCAGGCTGCAGCTCATCAAAAACCTCGTAAAAGGGGCTGTTCATTTCTCTCCTAAATGGCATAATCCGATATTTCGCTGTCTCATCTGTAAAGCCTGTGTTGAGGAGTGCCCAAGTGGTGTTGAGTTGGACCGACTCTTTATCTCAGCAAGGGCGGAGGAGGTAAAGGACAAATCGCTTTCCCTTGGTAAGAAAGTCGTTTTTCGCTATTTTATGCGGGCGAGGAGGATGTTCCCTTTCTCCGTTATAATCCTTGGAATCCTCCAGAGAATCACCCTTCTTTCCTGGCGATTCAGCCCCGCTAGGCTATTCTTCCCCCTTCTTGGTATGCCTATGGGGAGGTCCATCCCCACCTTCACCCTCAAACCCTTTCTCTCGCGCAATCCTGAGGTTGTTCCCGCTAAGGGAGAAAGGAGAATGCGGGTTGCCTTCTTCGTCGGCTGCGCCACAAATTATATATACCCCAATATAGGAGCTTCCCTTGTTGATGTTCTCACCAAACTCAGTGTGGAGGTCGTGATTCCCAAGGGGCAGATGTGCTGTGGGACTCCTCTATATATAAGCGGGGATATAGAGGGGGCGAGATATCTGGCTCAGAGGAACATAGATATATTCTCTTCCCTTGATGTTGATTATATCGTATCCGCCTGTGCTTCCTGTGGCTTATCCCTGAAAAGGGAATGGAATAGGATTTTGGGATTGGAGTGGGATTCCTCAAGAGTAAGGGATATAAGCGAGCTGTTGTTGGAGCTGGGATTGCCCGAGGGGCTCCCTGAATTTTCTCAAAAATTGACATATCACGACCCTTGCCACTTGAGGAGAGGGCAGAAGATTTGGTTGGAGCCGAGGAAGATTCTCCAAGAGGTTGCGGGTGAGAACTTCATAGAGATGAGAGAGGCTGATAGATGTTGTGGTGGAGCGGGAAGCTTCAATTTGTTTTATTATGAGACCTCCCGTGCTGTGGGCGAGAGGAAAAAGGAGAATATTTTGGAATCAAAAGCGGAAGCGGTTGCCACGGGTTGTCCTTCCTGCATCATGCAATTGAAGAGTATACTCCCCAAAAGGATAAAGGTTCTCCATCCGGTGGAGATAATTGATGAGTTGTTAAAGAAAAAGAAACAATGAGGAAATTTGTTTTTATCATTTTAATCTATCTTCCTCTAATCGCTGACCAGTTTCCCGCAGAATTCTCTTCCCAATCCCTTCCCGACTTTCCATTTGAAACGATTGAAATTGCGGAGAGGAAGGCTTTATTCACCTCAAAACCCTTCTTCCCCCCAAATATAATCCAAATTGACCCCGTTCATAAAGCGAGATTCAATCGTCTTCTTTACGGCTATGTTGAGGAAAATGATAGATACAAAATGGTTTTTCGCCTATATTTTCCCTCTCGTTTTCTCTCTTCTTCGGGCAACGATTATCTAACTTTGGCGAAAAGGATACTTGCCTATTCCTTATATTTTTACATTTTGGGGAGTAAATATCTTGGGAAGACATCACAATGGAGCAAGGATGGGATAGTGGATATATGGCTTTGCGAAGGTGGGGATGCGGGAGGGGAGCAGGTGGGGAGGAATATCTATTTTTATCAAATTGAAAAGGATAGGGAGGAGGTGGAATTGATTAGGGAGGTGGCTCACGAGTGGGGGCATCATATTATCCCTCCCATAGGTCCGTATGAGGAGCCCGAGGAGTGGGCGAATGGATGCATAGGGGAAAGATTGCTTTTAAAACTTCTCCTTGATAACCTGCCCTCCTCGCTTTCCTTTTTAAGGGAGAAATTGGGTGTTTATTTGAAGGAGAGGAACGAGGAAATTTTGCGCTATTATCGTCAGGCTGGCGATTCTCAAGAGCTTTTAAGGGATAAAGGCAAGAGGGGGTTTCTATATATATGGGGATATATTTTGGATATTAACGAGAAGAGGGGAGAAGGATATTTGAGGGAGGTCTTTGCGAAATTCAGGGGAGGGTCTGGAGATGAGCTGGCGAGGCTTTTGGATGTAAAGTCCTCAATTCCTTAACAAGGGTCTTCCGCAACGAGGGTCTTCCGCAGTGGCAGAGTATGCTGGCTTTTGTAATTGCGAGTCTTCTGATGAGGAGTGGGGCTGTCGTTCCTTTGTCCTCTGTAATTGCAGTCTGCCGAAGGGGGCGAGGCAATCACTATCAAAAACGAGATTGCTTCGTTATTGCTCTAAAACATATAAATGTAGTTTTTGAACTCCTTTAAAAGTTTCTTCTCCCTTCCTTAGTTTTGCTCTAAACCTTCGCCCATACCAGTCGATAAAATTGTTATTGCGAGGCTTCCCTAAAGGGAAGCCTCGCAATCTCGTTTTAAAAAGAATTATTAATAGGAGTAGAATCGGCAAAGTTAGCTTTCGACGTTTCAAGAAGCACAATTCTCAAGAAAACCTAAAAGATCGAAGGAAGACTCTCCGTGGAATTATACAAGTAATTGAAAAACCCTATTTTTTATGTTAAAATAAAAATGGTTGATGATTCTTGCTTGAAGTAAGAAATCTATCCATCACATTGGGAGAGTTCAAATTGGTTGATGTTTCCCTCCAAGTGGAGGAGGGAGAATATTTCATCATTTTGGGTCCTACAGGAGCAGGTAAAACTGTCCTCGTGGAATGCATCGCGGGTATCCACCATCCCAAGCAGGGTGAAATTTATTTCAGAGGGGAAAGGATTGACCGCCTGAAACCGGAGGAGAGAGGGATAGGCTATGTTCCTCAGGATTACGCTCTTTTCCCCCATATGACGGTGAAGGATAACATAGCCTTTGGTCTTCGTATCCGCAGAGCTTCCCCATCCCACATAGAGGAAACGGTGGAAAAATTAGTTAATCTTCTCCGCATAAAGCACCTTCTTCATAGATATCCTACTACCCTCTCTGGAGGGGAGAAACAGAGAGTTGCCCTTGCCAGAGCGCTTGCAATCAATCCTAACCTCCTTCTTTTGGATGAGCCTCTTTCCGCCCTTGACGAACAGACAAGAGAGGAACTCTGTCGTGAGCTTAAACGTATCCATAGGGAAACGAATATGATGATAATCCATATAAGCCATAACTTGGAGGAGACCTTTTCCCTTGCCGATAGGATTTGCATACTGAACGAAGGGAGAGTTATGGCGATTGGCAAGCCAGATGACCTTCTGAACCATCCCCCTAATTATTTTGTGGCATCCTTCCTAAGAACGGGAAACATCTTCAAGGGCGATGTTATAAGGGAAAACGGCTGCTTAAAGTTTAAAAACGAGCACATGGAGCTACTGCTTCATGACGGGGAAGAAGGGGTAGCGTTCGCAACGATTCGTCCTGAGGCTGTTATGCTCAAAAAGGATGGTGTTCCCCAAACAAATACTTTGAAGGGCAAGATAAGCTATATATTGGACCAAGGGCATTTTTACAAATTAGGTGTTGATATAGGTGGGATAGAGATAGTAGCTATGCTAACCCGCCCAGCGCTGAGGGGAAGCAATTTGGTAGAAGGGGAGGAGATATTCGTCCATTTAGACCCTTCAGCAATTCACATCTTCAAGGAAGGAGTGATGCGCGAAGATGCAAAACGGGCAGAATAGATTGTTTGTGATTATCTTTTTTATTGTTGTAATATCTGCCTTTGCCTGGCTTCTTATGAGAACAAAGACCGGAAGCGTTAGAACGGTTAGCGGGCAGGGTGCACAGGTTAAAGAGGGAGGAAAGTTGGAGGTATCAATTGATACCTTGGAGAAGGCGTGGAAGGAAGCGAAGAAGATGGAGAAGATGCAGAGCATTCCGGGGAAGGGACCTATGCCACCTCCTTCCTCAAATCAACCGATTTCCCAAGGCAAACTCCCTCCGATGATGATGAAGATGGCGCAAAGCTATACGAGAGAACTGGGAACGAAGGAGGCGAAGGTTAGAGTTGATGCATTTTTGCCCATGGAATCCTGTCAAGGTCCTACGATGCAGACACTTGAGAAATTGGGCAAGCAATATAAGGACAAGGTTTACATTCGCACATATCCTCTCTTCGGACCAGCTGCCGGGCAGGTGGGAATCCACTGCTCTACAATCTTTATAAATGGGAGGAATTATGTAAAGGTTAATGGGAAGGAAATCGTATTCGGCTCTCAAACGACTCACAATGTCCAACTTATAGAGAAGGCAATTAAGCAAGCAATTGCAGAGGCTTATGCAACTCCCCAGCAAAAAAAGGAATGAGGAGATATGAAGAGAGTAGGGTTTATTATTCTTTTAATATTGCTCGTTATAGCGGGAGCTGCCATATATCTCCGCACGAAAGGGGAAAAAGCAGCTCCACAGGTTGCAAAAGAAATGGCATCTTCCTCGGAAAAGCTCTATTTGCCCATAGAGAAGCTTGAAGAAGCCTGGAAGGAGGCAAAGAGGACAAAAGGGGTTGGAGGCTTACCGATAACGATTAAGTACCCCTTGGAAATGGGAAATAAAGATGCAAAAGTAAGGGTTGACGCCTTCTTTCCCGGTCCGGGAGAAGGCTTGGTGACCTCAACAAATGTGATGGAAAAGCTGGTGGAGGAATATAAAGACAAATTATATGTTAGGATTTCCATTTTGAG from bacterium carries:
- a CDS encoding type II secretion system F family protein; translated protein: MFGQADLAHFFREMQYQLSAGVGVVQALGAMEAQAHPFLRPAIRRLREEVSQGKPLSTAMARFPDVFSPLIISIIRAGEASGKLSDACGNIAGILERDLELRRKLSMWTFYPKLLVVVAIFIIFSFRPLMVGILLGNKYAFYEGLKYIIVGALLFAFYFVLVKLIIPPRVYTKVLDALKSALPGITSLARRYALARFLIALSHLYAAGVSPSEALRLAGESSGNPEIKRKTEEIMRRVSAGERLSNVLDSARILSPSAVNMLRAGEEGGRLPEALEQVAQRLEEEAVVSSHRWVIASSIGFYLFVLLIFGYYILSSYISYYSQLLSNP
- a CDS encoding radical SAM protein, with translation MVKFILIALKGNVVIVNSSKEIHGWWHPLKPYGRRECTSERLLLNPYIGCQHSCPFCYARTFPGYFEEWREKGNIFVFENFPQSVARQLDKLKIAACGYLSPVTDPFQPLEQQFHLSEQLVKVFVERNLPIEVITKGKITQNVMELLRKQKHSFIQVSILTWDENLRKLLVPRGASTETLLDNLRRAKEVGIYTVARLDPIFPYITDNPDDLRRLVRTVKEAGAKHIVGSVVDIPVKTRREVFSLLARIDKKLIPAYRELFQEKIGYSLHAKIDYRKKVFSTLRKICDEEGLTFALCMEFALTGREYEGKPVVEGLNKYFASSRNCEGIDVPIYVRNGDKFEPLNCDGACLICENPICGIEELAGGGAWRLSDYIRWSKRLVNIPLWKGGERNVWTG
- a CDS encoding (Fe-S)-binding protein; protein product: MMTEEIVKCMKCGFCRAVCPIFSELKTEPYSPRGRLQLIKNLVKGAVHFSPKWHNPIFRCLICKACVEECPSGVELDRLFISARAEEVKDKSLSLGKKVVFRYFMRARRMFPFSVIILGILQRITLLSWRFSPARLFFPLLGMPMGRSIPTFTLKPFLSRNPEVVPAKGERRMRVAFFVGCATNYIYPNIGASLVDVLTKLSVEVVIPKGQMCCGTPLYISGDIEGARYLAQRNIDIFSSLDVDYIVSACASCGLSLKREWNRILGLEWDSSRVRDISELLLELGLPEGLPEFSQKLTYHDPCHLRRGQKIWLEPRKILQEVAGENFIEMREADRCCGGAGSFNLFYYETSRAVGERKKENILESKAEAVATGCPSCIMQLKSILPKRIKVLHPVEIIDELLKKKKQ
- a CDS encoding ABC transporter ATP-binding protein, which codes for MLEVRNLSITLGEFKLVDVSLQVEEGEYFIILGPTGAGKTVLVECIAGIHHPKQGEIYFRGERIDRLKPEERGIGYVPQDYALFPHMTVKDNIAFGLRIRRASPSHIEETVEKLVNLLRIKHLLHRYPTTLSGGEKQRVALARALAINPNLLLLDEPLSALDEQTREELCRELKRIHRETNMMIIHISHNLEETFSLADRICILNEGRVMAIGKPDDLLNHPPNYFVASFLRTGNIFKGDVIRENGCLKFKNEHMELLLHDGEEGVAFATIRPEAVMLKKDGVPQTNTLKGKISYILDQGHFYKLGVDIGGIEIVAMLTRPALRGSNLVEGEEIFVHLDPSAIHIFKEGVMREDAKRAE